A window from Moritella yayanosii encodes these proteins:
- the atcB gene encoding cold adaptation protein AtcB, whose protein sequence is MNSLIETAVIEIKKLADVEPKQASKKFELMASTMTDDVLIEVIEQMDIVTLTQINSHHDITCPSIMSELMTPEQIRDIVCQQPLYWEEKVKNNADELIQHTFDFLTYLIRIQTTEAKQKAILECIAEDQAGLFYLSIPFIEYLLAPAVEAEHHSHITDNYDDEDDGETVGFTDRSAEEEAHSLSLDDPRSLLALIRELAPDVEKSIKNLLRSENSSWVAIIDSFVNELVLQAKEKNEVNDEYAEVDDMFSFLD, encoded by the coding sequence ATGAATAGCTTAATTGAAACAGCCGTAATCGAGATCAAAAAACTGGCCGATGTAGAACCTAAACAGGCGAGTAAGAAATTTGAGTTAATGGCTAGCACCATGACTGATGACGTTTTGATTGAAGTGATCGAGCAGATGGATATCGTGACCTTAACGCAGATTAACAGTCATCATGATATAACTTGCCCTTCAATCATGTCTGAACTGATGACCCCTGAGCAGATCCGCGATATCGTTTGCCAGCAACCGCTATATTGGGAAGAAAAAGTTAAAAACAACGCCGATGAATTAATTCAACATACGTTTGATTTTTTAACTTATCTTATCCGTATTCAAACTACTGAAGCGAAACAAAAAGCGATTTTAGAGTGTATAGCTGAAGATCAAGCGGGGCTTTTCTATCTGTCGATCCCATTTATTGAATATCTATTAGCACCCGCGGTAGAAGCAGAACATCACAGCCACATTACTGATAATTATGATGATGAAGATGATGGCGAAACCGTTGGTTTTACCGACCGTAGCGCAGAAGAAGAGGCGCACAGTTTGAGCCTTGACGACCCACGCAGCTTATTAGCCCTGATCCGTGAACTTGCTCCAGACGTTGAAAAATCAATTAAAAATTTACTGCGTAGCGAAAACTCAAGCTGGGTTGCTATCATCGACAGTTTCGTCAATGAATTAGTACTTCAAGCAAAAGAGAAAAACGAAGTAAATGATGAATACGCTGAAGTTGATGACATGTTTAGTTTTCTTGATTAA
- the dhaK gene encoding dihydroxyacetone kinase subunit DhaK — protein MKKLINKIENVVKEQIEGLNLAHPELKLSLDPRYIWRDDSQGKVALLSGGGNGHEPLHAGFIGKGMLTAACPGEIFSSPTPDQMYECGHKINNDNGILFIIKNYTGDVLNFETAVEMLHADGIKVGSVLIDDDVAVKDSLYTAGRRGVAATVLIEKIVGAAAEEGYSLEQCEKLARRVNNISRSFGVALSACVVPAAGKPSFILADDEIEFGVGIHGEPGIERRTYKDLDSLVDQMFAELIDCPPYTRELREWNRELGEWQDVEVVTEEFESDSDYIVLVNGLGGTPGSELYGAYRRLHQNCESAGYKIVRNLIGNYCTSLNMEGFSITLLKADDEILRLWDAPVNTPALRWGC, from the coding sequence ATGAAAAAATTAATTAACAAAATTGAAAACGTGGTTAAAGAACAGATTGAAGGTCTTAATCTTGCTCACCCAGAATTAAAATTATCATTAGACCCACGTTATATATGGCGAGATGATTCTCAGGGCAAAGTGGCTTTATTATCAGGTGGTGGTAACGGACATGAGCCATTACACGCCGGATTTATTGGCAAAGGTATGTTAACAGCAGCGTGCCCGGGCGAAATTTTTAGTTCACCAACGCCAGATCAAATGTATGAGTGTGGTCATAAAATTAATAATGATAACGGTATTCTGTTTATTATTAAAAATTATACTGGCGATGTGCTTAATTTTGAAACTGCGGTTGAGATGTTACATGCCGATGGTATTAAAGTCGGCTCAGTATTGATTGATGATGATGTTGCGGTAAAAGATAGCCTATATACAGCTGGTCGTCGTGGTGTTGCTGCAACGGTGTTGATCGAGAAGATTGTTGGTGCGGCAGCGGAAGAGGGCTATAGCCTTGAACAATGTGAAAAATTAGCGCGACGTGTGAATAATATATCACGTTCATTTGGCGTTGCTTTATCAGCTTGCGTGGTACCTGCTGCAGGTAAACCGTCGTTTATTTTAGCGGATGATGAAATTGAATTTGGTGTTGGCATTCACGGTGAACCTGGTATTGAACGACGTACTTATAAAGATCTCGACAGTTTGGTTGATCAAATGTTTGCAGAGCTAATTGATTGTCCGCCGTATACTCGAGAATTACGTGAATGGAACCGTGAGCTGGGTGAGTGGCAGGATGTTGAAGTGGTCACTGAAGAGTTTGAATCAGACAGTGACTACATTGTATTGGTGAATGGTTTAGGCGGAACCCCTGGCTCTGAATTGTACGGCGCGTACCGCAGGTTACATCAGAATTGTGAAAGTGCTGGATACAAAATAGTGCGTAATTTGATTGGCAATTACTGCACTTCACTGAATATGGAAGGTTTCTCAATTACGTTATTAAAAGCAGATGATGAGATCTTAAGACTTTGGGATGCACCAGTGAATACACCTGCATTGCGTTGGGGCTGTTAA
- the atcJ gene encoding cold adaptation protein ActJcold adaptation protein ActJ — translation MINHFSVLGIKPNANENDVKKAYKRLSNLFHPDKLLSASDDEREYAEAQLQRVRNAYDVLSNPKLKRDFIKNFSNVIVTDPAAAMRELWDQFYSIS, via the coding sequence ATGATTAACCACTTTAGTGTGCTTGGTATCAAGCCGAACGCAAATGAAAACGACGTTAAAAAAGCCTATAAACGTCTATCAAATCTATTTCACCCGGATAAATTACTCAGCGCATCAGACGATGAAAGAGAGTATGCTGAAGCTCAGCTGCAACGAGTAAGAAACGCGTATGACGTACTTTCAAATCCTAAGCTAAAACGCGATTTTATAAAAAACTTCAGTAACGTTATTGTGACCGACCCTGCTGCCGCTATGCGCGAGCTGTGGGATCAATTTTATTCTATAAGTTAA
- a CDS encoding glycerol dehydrogenase, translated as MDKIIISPSKYVQGENILASIGQYVKPIGGNPMAIADGFVTDLVSETVKKSFLQADMPLNMELFNGECSRPEIERLLAITKEVKADVIIGIGGGKTLDTAKSIGFYLQIPVVVVPTIASTDAPTSALAVIYTPEGEFSEYLMIPTNPNMVLMDTKIIAGAPARLLVSGIGDALSTYFEARACAASGASTMAGGAPTLAAQAMAKLCYETILENGLKAKVAVENNLSSPAVEHIIEANTYLSGIGFESSGLAAAHAIHNGLTKLEECHHLYHGEKVAFGTLVQLVLENAAMEEIDTVINFCRELGLPTNLHDMGVKELNREKLMEVAEASCAEGETIHNMPFEVTPTAVLSAILVAHDLGSRK; from the coding sequence ATGGATAAAATTATTATATCTCCAAGTAAATATGTACAAGGCGAAAATATACTTGCAAGTATTGGTCAATATGTAAAACCCATCGGTGGTAATCCAATGGCAATTGCAGATGGTTTTGTGACAGACTTAGTCAGCGAAACGGTTAAAAAAAGTTTTTTGCAAGCAGATATGCCGCTGAACATGGAGTTATTTAATGGTGAATGTTCTCGACCTGAAATTGAACGATTACTTGCAATCACTAAAGAAGTCAAAGCAGATGTGATCATCGGTATCGGTGGTGGTAAAACATTAGATACAGCAAAATCAATTGGTTTTTATCTACAAATTCCAGTGGTAGTAGTACCAACCATCGCGTCTACAGATGCACCAACAAGTGCGTTGGCTGTGATTTACACCCCTGAAGGTGAATTCAGCGAATACCTGATGATCCCGACCAACCCGAATATGGTCCTAATGGACACCAAGATCATTGCTGGCGCACCAGCGCGGTTATTAGTGTCTGGTATCGGTGATGCGTTATCGACTTATTTCGAAGCACGTGCTTGTGCAGCTTCTGGTGCCTCGACTATGGCAGGTGGCGCCCCGACCCTCGCCGCCCAAGCTATGGCTAAACTTTGCTATGAAACCATACTTGAAAATGGTCTGAAAGCGAAAGTTGCGGTAGAAAATAACTTATCGTCTCCCGCCGTTGAGCATATCATCGAAGCGAATACTTATTTAAGTGGTATCGGTTTTGAAAGTAGTGGTCTTGCTGCCGCTCATGCGATTCACAATGGCCTGACTAAGTTAGAAGAATGTCACCACCTGTATCATGGTGAAAAAGTGGCATTCGGTACCCTAGTACAACTCGTACTGGAAAATGCGGCAATGGAAGAGATCGACACCGTCATTAACTTCTGTCGTGAATTAGGCTTGCCAACGAATTTACATGACATGGGGGTTAAGGAACTTAACCGCGAAAAACTAATGGAAGTTGCTGAAGCATCTTGTGCTGAAGGCGAAACAATCCATAACATGCCGTTTGAAGTAACGCCAACGGCAGTTCTGTCTGCCATTTTGGTCGCACACGATCTGGGTTCGCGTAAATAA
- the atcA gene encoding cold adaptation protein AtcA, which produces MTKALDLSRIDELKENAYNNIESYNDPDTPDALAKFTSQIKAVLLADPKLLESVPEYLPIALYDQVKFPPEEKAKWAHWIKEGIQPDWDEFKTTVAFNKVDLPLVLAVKNYSETLLIESCIVLFLLANDNKSTATNTEQDDDEDDDYVEDQEEEEAYYDPFDDDEEEEEEQ; this is translated from the coding sequence ATGACAAAAGCACTAGATCTATCACGTATTGATGAATTAAAAGAAAATGCATATAACAATATCGAATCTTATAACGATCCCGATACGCCAGATGCACTTGCGAAATTTACGAGCCAAATTAAAGCTGTTTTATTAGCTGATCCAAAGTTACTTGAGTCTGTTCCTGAGTACTTGCCTATTGCGCTTTATGATCAGGTTAAATTCCCTCCGGAAGAAAAAGCCAAATGGGCTCATTGGATCAAAGAAGGTATTCAGCCTGATTGGGATGAATTTAAAACCACGGTCGCGTTTAATAAGGTCGACTTACCACTTGTGTTAGCTGTAAAAAATTACTCTGAGACCTTATTAATAGAGAGCTGTATCGTCCTCTTCTTGTTGGCGAATGACAACAAGTCAACCGCGACAAATACAGAGCAAGATGATGATGAAGATGATGACTACGTTGAAGATCAAGAAGAAGAAGAAGCTTATTACGACCCATTTGATGATGACGAAGAGGAAGAGGAAGAGCAATAA